From Micromonospora rhizosphaerae, the proteins below share one genomic window:
- a CDS encoding carbohydrate ABC transporter permease, translating into MSTLTTSRLSRLRRKPAATQKIREPFGDRVFLVVVTLMLAVLLALVLLPLIYIVASSFSSAPAVSAGRVTFWPVEFSVRAYRVALSNPQVLQAYYNSLIYAVAGTLISVTLTVAIAYPLSRKAFFGRNVLMTALIFTMLFSGGLIPTYMVVQDLGMLNTRWALLIPNAIGVWQVIIARTFFAHSIPDELYEAATLDGASELRFLRSVVLPLSKPLLAVLALMYTIYQWNSYFDALIYLKDPDLYPLQIVLRNMLLTTVRPGAGDLAQQLEQQQLANVLKYALIVVSSLPVLIIYPFIARHFTKGVLVGAVKG; encoded by the coding sequence ATGAGCACGCTGACGACATCGAGGCTGTCCAGGCTGCGGCGCAAGCCGGCGGCCACGCAGAAGATCCGTGAGCCGTTCGGCGACCGCGTGTTCCTGGTCGTCGTCACGCTCATGCTTGCCGTGCTGCTGGCGCTGGTGCTGCTGCCGTTGATCTACATCGTCGCCAGCTCGTTCAGCAGCGCCCCCGCAGTCAGCGCAGGCCGGGTGACGTTCTGGCCGGTCGAGTTCTCGGTGCGCGCCTACCGGGTCGCCCTGAGCAACCCGCAGGTCCTGCAGGCGTACTACAACTCGCTGATCTACGCCGTCGCCGGCACCCTGATCAGCGTCACGCTGACCGTGGCCATCGCCTACCCGTTGTCGCGCAAGGCGTTCTTCGGGCGCAACGTGCTGATGACCGCCCTGATCTTCACCATGCTGTTCTCGGGCGGCCTGATCCCGACGTACATGGTGGTCCAGGACCTCGGCATGCTGAACACCCGCTGGGCGCTGCTGATCCCCAACGCGATCGGCGTCTGGCAGGTGATCATCGCGCGCACCTTCTTCGCCCACTCGATTCCGGACGAGCTCTATGAGGCGGCGACGCTGGACGGGGCGAGCGAGCTGCGGTTCCTCAGGTCGGTGGTGCTGCCGCTGTCGAAGCCGCTGCTGGCCGTCCTCGCACTGATGTACACGATCTACCAGTGGAACTCCTACTTCGACGCCCTGATCTACCTCAAGGATCCCGATCTGTATCCCCTGCAGATCGTGCTCCGGAACATGCTCCTCACCACGGTCAGACCCGGCGCCGGGGACCTGGCGCAGCAGCTCGAACAGCAACAGCTCGCCAACGTCCTGAAGTACGCCCTCATCGTCGTCTCGAGCCTGCCCGTACTGATCATCTACCCGTTCATCGCCCGCCACTTCACCAAGGGCGTGCTGGTCGGCGCCGTCAAGGGTTAG
- a CDS encoding ABC transporter permease, with protein MTITTPRPSPPDGATRPRVRSSRRGNAPARRRSRWSEAKRSWRLHWQLYLLVIVPVAYFVIFKYIPISFAVIAFKDYNVVAGPWGGDWVGFKNFELFFSNPVFGTLLKNTFILAFYLVLASFPIPIMLAIALNEIGNGWFKRTVQMVTYAPYFISTVVVVSMTILVLSPRLGIVNDGLGLFGAEPINFVGDPNYFRHIYVWSDVWQTTGYSAVIYMAALAGIDPALHESAKIDGASRLQRIRHIDLPGIMPTAVIVLILGVGNMMAIGFEKAYLLQNDLNLAQSEIIPTYVYKTGLINADFSMATAIGLFNSVVNLCLLLLVNFAAKRITGNGLWR; from the coding sequence ATGACGATCACCACGCCGCGCCCGAGTCCGCCTGATGGCGCGACCCGGCCGCGGGTCCGGTCCTCCCGGCGCGGGAACGCGCCCGCGCGCCGACGTAGCCGCTGGTCCGAGGCGAAGCGGTCCTGGCGCCTGCACTGGCAGCTGTACCTGCTGGTGATCGTGCCGGTGGCGTACTTCGTCATCTTCAAGTACATCCCGATCAGCTTCGCCGTCATCGCGTTCAAGGACTACAACGTCGTCGCGGGGCCCTGGGGCGGCGACTGGGTCGGGTTCAAGAACTTCGAGCTGTTCTTCAGCAACCCGGTCTTCGGCACGCTGCTGAAGAACACCTTCATCCTGGCGTTCTACCTGGTGCTGGCGAGCTTCCCGATCCCGATCATGCTGGCCATCGCGCTGAACGAGATCGGCAACGGCTGGTTCAAGCGCACGGTGCAGATGGTCACCTACGCGCCGTACTTTATCTCCACCGTCGTGGTGGTCTCGATGACGATCCTCGTCCTGTCGCCACGGCTCGGCATCGTGAATGACGGGCTCGGGCTGTTCGGGGCCGAGCCCATCAACTTCGTCGGCGACCCGAACTACTTCCGGCACATCTATGTCTGGTCCGACGTCTGGCAGACCACGGGCTACTCGGCCGTCATCTACATGGCCGCGCTCGCCGGCATCGATCCGGCGCTGCATGAGTCGGCCAAGATCGACGGCGCCAGCCGGCTGCAGCGGATCCGGCACATCGACCTGCCGGGAATCATGCCCACCGCGGTGATCGTCCTGATCCTCGGCGTGGGGAACATGATGGCGATCGGGTTCGAGAAGGCCTACCTACTGCAGAACGATCTGAACCTGGCGCAGTCGGAGATCATCCCGACCTACGTGTACAAGACCGGCCTGATCAACGCGGACTTCAGCATGGCGACCGCCATCGGCCTGTTCAACTCGGTGGTCAACCTCTGCCTGCTGCTGCTGGTCAACTTCGCCGCCAAGCGGATCACCGGGAACGGACTATGGCGATGA
- a CDS encoding alpha-galactosidase, with protein sequence MPPVLFDPDHRLWLLCGPTTAYAIRLAEDDSLRHVHWGAMLTLAEAVKVAERTSPAASSFEALAAVDELAVEGGARFGPPSLLVRFADGTRGVQWRYAGHDVDGGHLRIRLHDRHYPLALTLHYRVSADSDVIERWTTLENHDDRTPITVLRCDSAAWAAPHRTDYRVSHLVGGWNSEFQLRRTDVAVAETVFTSRRGLTSHHANPWLAVDDGTAGEEHGEVWSTALAWSGSWRITLHRDPVGRTTWTGGFGHEGLTWSLDPGEALDTPVFAGLYTAGGFGAASRAWHGYVCRHVLSHPNETRPVLYNSWEATGFDVDEAGQMALAERAASLGIELFVMDDGWFGARTGDHVGLGDWVPNRVRFPNGLRPLAAEVRRLGMRFGLWVEPEMVNPDSDLYRAHPDWVLHMTNRDRTELRNQLVLNLARPDTAGWTHAWLDRLVAEHDIDFLKWDANRAFTEAGWPGHDDPDRLWIEHTRAVYRIMDRLRADHPGLRIEACAGGGGRADLGILSRTDQVWTSDNTDPADRINIQHGFSQLYPAQVMGAWVTDSPNPATARETPLRFRFHVAMAGVLGIGGDLTAWTEDELKEAVELIAAYKRIRPVVQHGTAYRLRGDGTLTAVQYAHGDEHVVLAWCPTRPYGHATAPLPLAAVRPEAVYRDTDTGATYQGAMLLRSGLPLNLPSGDHASALVHLRPLG encoded by the coding sequence ATGCCCCCTGTGCTGTTCGACCCCGATCACCGCCTGTGGCTGTTGTGCGGCCCGACCACCGCATACGCCATCCGGCTCGCCGAGGACGACAGCCTGCGACATGTCCACTGGGGAGCGATGCTGACGCTGGCCGAGGCGGTGAAGGTTGCCGAGCGCACTTCCCCGGCAGCGAGCAGTTTCGAGGCGTTGGCCGCGGTGGACGAGCTGGCGGTGGAGGGTGGCGCCCGCTTCGGACCGCCCAGCCTGCTCGTGCGCTTCGCCGACGGCACCCGCGGCGTCCAGTGGCGGTACGCCGGCCACGACGTCGACGGCGGCCACCTGCGCATCCGACTGCACGACCGGCACTACCCGCTGGCCCTCACCCTGCACTACCGGGTGTCCGCCGACAGCGACGTGATCGAGCGGTGGACGACCCTCGAGAACCACGACGACCGCACCCCGATCACGGTGCTGCGCTGCGACTCCGCTGCCTGGGCGGCACCGCACCGGACGGACTACCGGGTGAGTCACCTCGTCGGCGGCTGGAACAGCGAGTTCCAGCTCCGACGCACCGACGTCGCCGTGGCCGAGACGGTCTTCACCAGCCGGCGCGGGCTGACCAGCCACCACGCCAATCCCTGGCTGGCCGTCGACGACGGCACCGCAGGCGAGGAGCACGGCGAGGTGTGGAGCACCGCGCTGGCCTGGAGCGGCAGCTGGCGAATCACCTTGCACCGGGACCCGGTCGGCCGCACGACCTGGACGGGCGGCTTCGGCCATGAGGGCCTGACCTGGTCGCTGGACCCCGGCGAGGCGCTGGACACCCCGGTGTTCGCCGGCCTCTACACGGCGGGCGGCTTCGGGGCCGCCAGCCGTGCCTGGCACGGGTACGTGTGCCGGCATGTGCTGTCCCACCCGAACGAGACGCGACCCGTGCTCTACAACTCGTGGGAGGCGACCGGGTTCGACGTGGACGAGGCCGGCCAGATGGCCCTGGCGGAGCGCGCCGCGAGCCTCGGCATCGAGCTGTTCGTGATGGACGACGGCTGGTTCGGTGCCCGCACCGGCGACCACGTGGGCCTCGGCGACTGGGTGCCCAACCGGGTCCGATTTCCCAACGGGCTGCGCCCGCTCGCAGCGGAGGTGCGGCGGCTCGGCATGCGCTTCGGCCTGTGGGTGGAACCGGAGATGGTCAACCCGGACAGCGACCTCTACCGGGCGCACCCAGACTGGGTGCTGCACATGACCAACCGTGACCGCACCGAGCTGCGCAACCAGCTGGTACTCAACCTCGCCCGGCCGGACACGGCCGGGTGGACCCACGCCTGGCTCGACCGGCTGGTGGCCGAACACGACATCGACTTCCTGAAGTGGGACGCCAACCGGGCGTTCACCGAGGCCGGGTGGCCCGGGCACGACGATCCCGACCGGCTGTGGATCGAGCACACGCGCGCGGTCTACCGGATCATGGACCGGCTGCGGGCCGACCACCCGGGCCTGCGCATCGAGGCGTGCGCCGGCGGTGGAGGGCGGGCCGACCTGGGCATCCTCTCCCGTACCGACCAGGTGTGGACGTCGGACAACACGGACCCGGCCGACCGGATCAACATCCAGCACGGCTTCAGCCAGCTCTACCCGGCCCAGGTCATGGGCGCCTGGGTCACCGACAGCCCGAACCCAGCCACCGCCCGGGAGACCCCGCTGCGGTTCCGGTTCCACGTCGCCATGGCCGGCGTTCTGGGCATCGGCGGCGACCTCACCGCATGGACCGAGGACGAGCTCAAGGAGGCCGTCGAGCTGATCGCCGCGTACAAGCGCATCCGGCCGGTCGTTCAGCACGGTACGGCGTACCGGCTGCGCGGTGACGGCACGCTGACCGCGGTGCAGTATGCCCATGGCGACGAGCACGTGGTACTCGCCTGGTGCCCGACCCGCCCGTACGGCCACGCAACCGCCCCGTTGCCGCTGGCCGCGGTGCGGCCCGAGGCGGTGTACCGGGACACCGACACGGGGGCGACGTACCAGGGTGCGATGTTGCTCCGTTCCGGCCTACCCCTGAACCTGCCGTCAGGCGACCACGCCAGCGCGCTCGTCCACCTGCGGCCGTTGGGCTGA
- a CDS encoding acetylxylan esterase, producing MTDAHPYQELADFCATNRDRIEQVFRTLAYFDGVNFAARATAPALYSVALMDDVCPPSAVFAAYNHYAGPKELQVWPYNRHGGGARFQPPIQLRWLRDLMA from the coding sequence ATCACCGACGCTCACCCGTATCAGGAGCTGGCCGACTTCTGCGCGACGAACCGTGACCGGATCGAGCAGGTGTTCCGCACGCTGGCCTACTTCGACGGCGTCAACTTCGCGGCGCGAGCCACCGCACCGGCGCTCTACTCGGTGGCGTTGATGGACGACGTCTGCCCACCGTCGGCCGTGTTCGCCGCGTACAACCACTACGCGGGCCCGAAGGAGCTTCAGGTCTGGCCGTACAACAGGCATGGGGGCGGCGCGAGGTTCCAGCCGCCGATCCAGTTGCGCTGGCTGCGCGACCTGATGGCGTGA
- a CDS encoding acetylxylan esterase yields the protein MALFDPPLAELLTHRPERVEPHDFDAFWRATLSDAARHELKPEFTAYDALLPGVRVQDARFSGYEGQRVAAWFLPPAIVAGPLPCVVQFIGYGGGRGRPHEWLLWPAAGYCHRDHRRSPVSGAGRLLRDEP from the coding sequence GTGGCCCTGTTCGATCCACCCCTCGCCGAGCTGCTCACGCACCGCCCGGAGCGCGTCGAGCCGCATGACTTCGACGCGTTCTGGCGGGCGACGCTGTCCGACGCGGCGCGGCACGAGCTGAAACCGGAGTTCACCGCGTACGACGCGTTGCTGCCTGGGGTGCGGGTGCAGGACGCGCGGTTCAGCGGCTACGAGGGACAGCGGGTGGCTGCCTGGTTCCTCCCCCCTGCGATAGTGGCCGGGCCGCTGCCGTGCGTCGTGCAGTTCATCGGCTACGGCGGCGGCCGGGGCCGGCCCCACGAGTGGCTGCTGTGGCCGGCGGCCGGGTACTGCCACCGAGATCACCGACGCTCACCCGTATCAGGAGCTGGCCGACTTCTGCGCGACGAACCGTGA
- a CDS encoding ROK family transcriptional regulator encodes MYHQADMVAPAVTAVFTAVLTEGPISRVRLARRLGLSSAAVTKAARPLIEMGYLHELAATERTGPGAGRPASPLAVRADREFFVGVKITADELIGVVCDLCAQVRTAIHRPLTDPDVEAVLTELGHLVDELLDSPGGYRARTRRLGLAVSGDVDPTTGLVRYSPFLRWHNVPLRERAEKLTGLTVTVENDVKALTTAEHWFGEGVGAESFALVTVGTGIGCGLVIGGRLVSGSHGVAGEIGHIGIDANGPTCHCGGRGCVEAIAGTDAIVGQARERSSRPDLTFDEAVALARRGDERVGAVFARAGNAIGCGIAAVANLVGPARIVVSGEGLAAYDLFEPHIRAGFERQAFGAAAQCPLSIRSLPFEEWARGAATVSIQALVAS; translated from the coding sequence ATGTATCACCAGGCGGACATGGTCGCGCCCGCGGTAACCGCCGTGTTCACCGCGGTGCTGACCGAAGGACCAATCAGTCGGGTCAGGCTCGCTCGCCGGCTCGGGCTGTCCTCCGCCGCCGTCACCAAGGCCGCACGGCCACTCATCGAGATGGGCTACCTGCACGAACTGGCCGCGACCGAGCGTACGGGACCGGGTGCCGGACGGCCGGCCAGCCCGCTGGCAGTCCGGGCCGACCGCGAGTTCTTCGTCGGCGTGAAGATCACCGCTGACGAGCTGATCGGCGTCGTCTGCGATCTGTGCGCGCAGGTACGCACCGCGATCCACCGGCCGCTGACCGACCCCGACGTCGAGGCCGTCCTCACCGAGCTCGGCCACCTCGTCGACGAGCTGCTCGACAGCCCCGGCGGCTACCGGGCGCGGACCCGCCGACTGGGACTCGCCGTCTCCGGCGACGTGGACCCCACCACCGGCCTGGTCCGGTACTCGCCATTTCTGCGCTGGCACAACGTGCCGCTGCGCGAACGCGCGGAAAAGCTCACCGGGCTCACCGTCACGGTCGAGAACGACGTGAAGGCGCTGACCACCGCCGAACACTGGTTCGGCGAGGGCGTGGGCGCGGAGTCGTTCGCCCTCGTCACCGTGGGCACCGGCATCGGCTGTGGCCTGGTCATAGGCGGCCGGCTCGTCTCCGGCTCGCACGGCGTCGCCGGCGAGATCGGCCACATCGGCATCGACGCGAACGGCCCCACCTGCCACTGCGGCGGCCGCGGCTGCGTGGAGGCCATCGCCGGCACCGATGCCATCGTCGGACAGGCCCGGGAACGCTCCAGCCGGCCGGACCTCACCTTCGACGAAGCGGTGGCCCTGGCGCGCCGCGGCGATGAGCGCGTCGGCGCCGTCTTCGCCCGCGCCGGAAATGCGATCGGCTGCGGCATCGCCGCGGTCGCGAACCTGGTCGGACCGGCCCGGATCGTCGTGTCCGGCGAAGGCCTGGCCGCCTACGACCTGTTCGAGCCACACATCCGCGCGGGCTTCGAACGCCAGGCCTTCGGCGCCGCCGCCCAGTGCCCGTTGTCCATCCGCTCGCTGCCCTTCGAGGAGTGGGCACGTGGAGCGGCCACGGTAAGCATCCAGGCGCTCGTCGCTTCCTGA
- a CDS encoding glycosyl hydrolase family 95 catalytic domain-containing protein, which yields MFTLSRQAQDEIGHLAVEHCATGRTCGSRKTNGALGINGSRNAAVHPRSVDRDRGGVLPAAAHPRAGGVQAVVAHRQLHRLLGDQVMAETLRLAWRQPAREWVQATPLGNGRIGAMVFGGAQTRIQVNDATIWSGHPDGPADALADLVAGGSGPERLAGIRSAIDTSDLRRAEALLMSFEGPYSQEFLPFVDLELETRGAAVAKGRAARILDLDEAHVTESLEIDGTGATRRTFVSAPAGCLFVEYLADRPVLDVDIRLSTRLREAGRDIAATGITLDVVAPIDGAPLHERAVEPAHRYLSREADGFDHFGAAALAVRSDGTEGSAGDTLRIRGASRLLIALSTSSRAGLWWADPDGAGWRSSSREEIRERARSNATAALRQTAHERFSEHLADVRDHASGARFAIGGRRAGTWDLERDILHGDDEGLRATVLAEYGRYLLAASSRSGNPAANLQGIWNDELRPPWSSNYTININTQMNYWAAPVVGLDDSTEPLTALVRRIASTGSDVAARLYGARGWVAHHNSDLWGWSLPVGMGHGAPSWAIWMMGGVWLTHNLWDRYEFTGDRKLLEHTVWPLMRGAALFCLDWLVDDPATGRLRTIPSTSPENLFVGPDGRPEALSVSTTMDIALIRALFERARSAIAVLGLDDPLDVDLAAALERLPELEAGPDGRLREWSTDVADEDPHHRHLSPLVALYPLDLIDPVRTPELAEAARRFLDARGPGAMGWSWAWKIALRARLGDAAEARALLLEAITAFDRDHRRLAPVDGSEWGGLLPNLFSTHPPFQIDGNYGFTAAIAEMLVQSHHGRIRLLPALPAEWPGGRVVGLRARGGLEVDLAWADNAVDSAVIRDVRGAPHRIVVEHGDRLLELELPAHGEVTLRPSDHPAPTWTTHLRRQRQGHRRTRRTSPPSA from the coding sequence ATGTTTACTCTGTCGCGGCAAGCGCAGGACGAGATCGGGCATCTCGCCGTCGAGCACTGCGCGACAGGTCGAACATGCGGGAGCAGGAAGACCAATGGCGCTCTTGGAATCAACGGCTCGCGGAACGCGGCAGTTCATCCCCGGTCTGTCGACCGAGACCGAGGAGGCGTACTCCCTGCCGCCGCTCACCCTCGCGCTGGTGGTGTTCAAGCAGTCGTCGCGCATCGTCAACTCCATCGGCTTCTCGGGGATCAAGTGATGGCCGAGACGCTCCGCCTCGCCTGGCGGCAACCCGCACGCGAGTGGGTGCAGGCCACGCCCCTCGGCAACGGCCGCATCGGCGCGATGGTCTTTGGCGGCGCTCAGACCCGCATCCAGGTCAACGACGCGACCATCTGGTCGGGCCACCCCGACGGGCCGGCCGACGCGCTTGCCGATCTCGTTGCGGGCGGATCCGGACCCGAACGCCTCGCCGGAATCCGATCGGCGATCGACACCTCAGACCTCCGACGCGCCGAAGCCCTCCTGATGAGTTTCGAGGGTCCGTACTCCCAGGAGTTCCTGCCGTTCGTCGACCTGGAGCTCGAGACGCGCGGCGCGGCCGTCGCGAAAGGCCGGGCCGCCCGCATCCTCGACCTCGACGAGGCGCACGTGACCGAATCGCTCGAGATCGACGGCACCGGCGCCACGCGCCGCACCTTCGTCTCCGCGCCCGCCGGTTGCCTGTTCGTCGAGTACCTCGCCGACCGGCCGGTGCTCGACGTCGACATACGCCTGTCGACGCGCCTGCGCGAGGCGGGACGCGACATCGCCGCGACAGGCATCACCCTCGACGTGGTCGCGCCGATCGACGGTGCCCCCCTGCACGAAAGGGCGGTGGAGCCAGCTCATCGCTACCTCTCCCGTGAAGCCGACGGCTTCGACCACTTCGGGGCCGCCGCGCTCGCGGTGCGAAGCGACGGAACCGAGGGTTCCGCTGGCGACACCCTGCGGATCCGCGGGGCGAGCCGACTGCTGATCGCTCTTTCGACGTCGAGCAGGGCCGGACTGTGGTGGGCCGACCCTGACGGCGCTGGCTGGCGGAGCTCGTCCCGCGAGGAGATCCGGGAGCGCGCGCGCTCGAACGCGACGGCCGCCCTGCGGCAGACGGCGCACGAGCGGTTCTCGGAGCATCTCGCCGACGTGCGGGACCATGCCTCGGGGGCGCGTTTCGCGATCGGCGGTCGGCGCGCCGGCACCTGGGACCTCGAGCGCGACATCCTCCACGGCGACGACGAGGGCCTCCGGGCGACCGTGCTCGCCGAGTACGGCCGCTACCTGCTCGCAGCGTCGTCGCGCTCAGGCAACCCCGCCGCGAACCTGCAGGGGATCTGGAACGACGAGCTCAGACCGCCGTGGTCGTCCAACTACACGATCAACATCAACACGCAGATGAACTACTGGGCGGCACCAGTGGTCGGACTCGACGACTCGACCGAGCCGCTGACCGCACTCGTGCGGCGAATCGCGAGCACCGGCTCCGACGTCGCGGCCCGCCTCTACGGTGCCCGCGGCTGGGTCGCCCACCACAACAGCGACCTCTGGGGCTGGAGCCTGCCGGTCGGCATGGGTCATGGCGCCCCGAGCTGGGCGATCTGGATGATGGGCGGCGTCTGGCTCACCCACAACCTCTGGGACCGCTACGAGTTCACCGGCGACCGCAAGCTGCTCGAGCACACCGTATGGCCGCTCATGCGCGGGGCAGCGCTGTTCTGCCTCGACTGGCTCGTCGACGACCCCGCGACCGGCCGGCTGCGCACCATCCCGTCGACCTCGCCCGAGAACCTGTTCGTCGGCCCCGATGGACGGCCCGAAGCGCTCAGCGTCTCGACGACGATGGACATCGCCCTCATCCGAGCGCTGTTCGAGCGTGCCCGCTCGGCCATCGCCGTGCTCGGCCTCGACGACCCGCTCGACGTCGACCTCGCCGCCGCCCTCGAACGGCTCCCCGAACTCGAGGCCGGCCCCGACGGCCGGCTGCGCGAATGGTCGACGGATGTCGCGGACGAGGACCCGCACCATCGGCACCTGTCTCCGCTCGTCGCGCTCTACCCGCTCGATCTCATCGACCCCGTCCGCACGCCCGAGCTCGCCGAGGCGGCGCGCCGGTTCCTCGACGCCCGCGGACCTGGGGCGATGGGCTGGTCGTGGGCGTGGAAGATCGCGCTCCGAGCCCGGCTAGGCGACGCCGCCGAAGCCCGAGCACTACTGCTCGAGGCGATCACCGCATTCGACCGCGACCACCGCCGGCTCGCCCCCGTCGACGGATCCGAGTGGGGCGGGCTCCTGCCGAACCTGTTCAGCACGCACCCGCCGTTCCAGATCGACGGCAATTACGGCTTCACGGCGGCGATCGCCGAGATGCTTGTGCAGAGCCACCACGGCCGTATCCGGCTGCTGCCCGCACTGCCCGCGGAATGGCCCGGCGGCCGGGTAGTGGGGTTGCGCGCTCGCGGCGGACTCGAGGTCGACCTGGCGTGGGCCGACAACGCCGTCGACAGCGCCGTGATCCGCGACGTCCGCGGCGCCCCGCACCGGATCGTCGTCGAGCACGGCGACCGGCTGCTCGAACTCGAGCTCCCGGCACACGGCGAGGTCACGCTACGGCCCTCCGATCACCCCGCGCCGACCTGGACAACGCATCTTCGCCGACAGCGTCAGGGTCATCGACGAACCCGCCGGACTTCGCCGCCGAGCGCATGA
- a CDS encoding SGNH/GDSL hydrolase family protein, giving the protein MNEPTILFAGDSVTDCGRREDPAGLGDGYVLRIAEALGGRAHLLNRGISGDRSRDLRERWDRDVLAARPALVSVLVGVNDTWRRYDSDDPTPAADFEANYHALLEPLAANRVGLVLVEPFLLPVRAEQIGWRDDLEPKIAIVRSLAREYGAALVPADMALNAVGDAAGLAPDGVHPSQRGHEVLATLWLEHATPQLTAVLRHGGGAPRPQCPGTRMPGEMSTASPRPSRPLAGWTP; this is encoded by the coding sequence ATGAACGAGCCGACCATCCTCTTCGCCGGCGACAGCGTCACTGACTGCGGGCGGCGTGAAGACCCAGCCGGGCTCGGAGACGGATACGTCCTCCGGATCGCCGAGGCCCTGGGGGGCCGGGCGCACTTGCTCAACCGCGGGATCAGCGGCGATCGGAGCCGCGATCTCCGCGAGAGGTGGGACCGAGACGTGCTGGCGGCGCGACCGGCGCTGGTGAGCGTACTCGTCGGCGTCAACGACACCTGGCGACGCTACGACAGCGACGACCCGACCCCGGCGGCGGACTTCGAGGCGAACTATCACGCGCTGCTCGAGCCGCTCGCCGCCAACCGCGTCGGACTCGTGCTCGTCGAGCCCTTTCTGCTCCCGGTGCGGGCGGAGCAGATCGGCTGGCGCGACGACCTCGAGCCGAAAATCGCGATCGTGCGGAGCCTCGCGCGGGAGTATGGCGCGGCGCTCGTGCCGGCGGACATGGCCCTCAACGCCGTCGGCGACGCAGCCGGCCTCGCGCCCGACGGCGTGCACCCAAGTCAGCGCGGTCACGAGGTGCTTGCGACGCTGTGGCTGGAACATGCGACTCCCCAGCTGACGGCGGTGCTCCGACATGGCGGTGGCGCGCCGCGGCCACAGTGCCCGGGCACTCGCATGCCCGGGGAGATGTCCACGGCCAGCCCGCGTCCATCCCGTCCCCTTGCCGGATGGACGCCTTGA
- a CDS encoding PD40 domain-containing protein, translating into MQKVALVPLAALMLAVTPASAGASTGPTNTNGQVAGACDPAKSPCFRLESTIAFTSTRDNPTASQAAAIEIYLMSPDPVTPNVRRLTYNTDGDAFPALSPDGKEIVFDSNRNRAEGEPVNTSDLFLMNTDGTQQTLLTRGSSATWSPDSKNMAFHASASGTGTPIRTDPGSATTDSDIFVANVDDLLTGVEQPRNITNSPDKIDDDPDWSPDGHSIAFTSHDVTDDPRASNTAEIYALNADGTGMPERLTYNNEEERGPAWSPDGTRIVFSCRAGGGTADFEICVIHADGSGLVQLTDNSVPDLTATWSADGQQIVFHRLVVGQGLQLFVMTPDGTGQTQLSFPPGINLFANWGELRVRDQDASQ; encoded by the coding sequence ATGCAAAAGGTGGCCCTGGTCCCGCTCGCGGCGCTGATGCTGGCCGTCACTCCGGCCAGTGCGGGCGCCAGCACTGGACCGACGAACACGAACGGGCAAGTGGCCGGGGCGTGCGATCCCGCCAAATCGCCTTGCTTCCGCCTAGAGTCGACGATCGCCTTCACCAGCACTCGCGACAACCCAACCGCCAGCCAAGCTGCTGCCATTGAGATCTACCTGATGAGCCCCGACCCTGTCACCCCGAACGTCCGGCGCTTGACGTACAACACCGACGGCGATGCCTTTCCGGCGTTGTCGCCGGACGGAAAGGAGATCGTCTTCGACAGCAACCGGAACCGTGCCGAGGGAGAGCCTGTCAACACCTCGGACCTGTTCCTCATGAACACCGACGGCACCCAGCAGACGCTGCTGACGCGGGGCAGTTCCGCCACCTGGTCGCCGGACAGCAAGAACATGGCGTTCCACGCCTCGGCGTCCGGTACCGGGACGCCGATCAGAACCGACCCGGGCTCGGCAACGACAGACAGCGATATCTTCGTGGCCAATGTGGACGATCTTCTGACGGGTGTCGAGCAGCCGAGGAACATCACGAACAGCCCGGACAAGATCGACGATGACCCGGACTGGTCACCCGATGGGCACAGCATCGCCTTCACAAGCCACGATGTGACCGACGATCCCCGCGCTTCCAATACCGCGGAGATCTACGCCCTCAACGCCGATGGGACAGGCATGCCGGAGCGCCTGACGTACAACAACGAGGAGGAGCGAGGGCCTGCCTGGTCCCCGGACGGCACGCGGATCGTGTTCAGTTGCAGGGCCGGCGGCGGCACGGCCGACTTCGAGATCTGCGTGATTCACGCGGATGGCAGCGGCCTAGTACAGCTGACCGACAACTCCGTTCCCGACTTGACGGCTACCTGGTCGGCGGATGGACAGCAGATCGTGTTCCACAGGCTCGTGGTCGGCCAGGGACTCCAGCTGTTCGTAATGACCCCGGACGGCACGGGCCAGACACAACTGAGCTTCCCTCCAGGGATCAACTTGTTCGCGAACTGGGGCGAGCTCAGGGTCCGCGACCAGGACGCCTCACAGTAG